In Prionailurus viverrinus isolate Anna chromosome C2, UM_Priviv_1.0, whole genome shotgun sequence, one DNA window encodes the following:
- the LOC125175446 gene encoding transmembrane epididymal protein 1A-like: MGTLEGHLLPGICLLFFSLHYSVMVSLALLRGQKFLKPPLTPKEKRGHRWWQLVPVEGMMKVAISLTGIITEFFYPPGVNRMMMVDWEDPRRPFVFYDNWYHVTMYGFFTLSGVVDIVSRACQAQQNVKLERAAEALAFCVLVLLMACHLENKGTLEVRMHLLFVAPTFLVTLVITIEVWVPDQPTLWVLKTWMGLVLSTWMLQLCVLMYVPPSGQPWRAENPGDLAFLLIFFCWHLGFGAIVLAAVYGLCSLWHHRISSWREVPRAKYQLCPRSHSSEELEKLGTEAMLQDGDV, from the coding sequence ATGGGTACCCTCGAGGGACACTTGCTGCCGGGGATATgcctcctcttcttttctctccactACTCAGTGATGGTGTCCTTGGCCCTGCTACGGGGACAGAAGTTTCTCAAACCCCCTCTGACCCCAAAGGAGAAGCGAGGACACAGGTGGTGGCAGCTGGTACCTGTGGAAGGGATGATGAAGGTGGCCATCTCCCTGACTGGCATCATAACCGAGTTCTTCTACCCCCCAGGAGTAAACCGGATGATGATGGTAGACTGGGAGGACCCTCGGCGGCCATTTGTGTTCTATGACAACTGGTATCACGTCACCATGTATGGGTTTTTCACACTCAGTGGCGTTGTGGACATCGTGAGCCGGGCGTGTCAGGCGCAGCAGAACGTGAAGCTGGAGCGAGCAGCTGAGGCCCTGGCCTTCTGTGTGCTGGTCCTGCTGATGGCATGTCACCTGGAGAACAAGGGCACCCTGGAGGTCCGCATGCACCTGCTGTTCGTGGCGCCCACCTTCCTGGTTACCCTGGTAATCACCATCGAAGTCTGGGTCCCTGACCAACCCACGCTCTGGGTGCTAAAGACCTGGATGGGGCTGGTGCTCAGCACATGGATGCTGCAGCTGTGTGTGCTGATGTACGTTCCTCCCTCCGGGCAGCCCTGGAGGGCAGAAAATCCTGGCGACCTCGCCTTCCTCCTCATCTTCTTCTGCTGGCACCTGGGCTTCGGGGCTATCGTGCTGGCCGCTGTCTATGGCCTCTGCAGCCTCTGGCACCATCGCATCTCCTCTTGGAGGGAAGTCCCACGTGCCAAGTACCAGCTGTGTCCCAGAAGCCACAGTAGCGAAGAGCTGGAGAAGCTCGGGACAGAGGCCATGCTGCAGGATGGGGACGTCTAG